The following are encoded together in the Microterricola viridarii genome:
- a CDS encoding NAD-dependent epimerase/dehydratase family protein encodes MAKAVVIGANGFIGSHLVDGLAAAGHEVRAFDRFSARKPTFQSKNVTVQLGDFLNRADLEQAVAGQDLVFHFLSTTTPATAAADPTLDIRTNLAQSVELFHSAAEAGVKHVYFASTGGAIYGEQGKAEYSEVDPALPVSPYAIGKLAIERYLSYFAATHGLASTVFRISNPYGTRQHPNKKQGLIPIALRQILAGEPVLQYGDGSMVRDYVFVEDLISMIVPLAGRETAHSLYNLGSGAGHSVTEVLDALRRVTEIDFAVETRDVPPTFVDRVVLDTTRYESEFPGALLTTLDDGIRKTFDEMKAEPRA; translated from the coding sequence GTGGCTAAGGCTGTCGTCATCGGGGCGAATGGTTTCATCGGCTCCCACCTCGTTGACGGACTTGCGGCCGCAGGGCACGAGGTGCGCGCCTTCGACCGGTTCAGCGCCCGGAAGCCCACCTTTCAGTCCAAGAACGTCACCGTTCAGCTCGGCGACTTCCTCAACCGGGCCGACCTCGAGCAGGCGGTTGCCGGGCAGGACCTGGTCTTCCACTTCCTCTCCACGACGACGCCGGCCACCGCAGCGGCGGACCCGACGCTCGACATCCGCACGAACCTCGCGCAGTCCGTTGAGCTGTTCCACAGTGCCGCAGAAGCCGGAGTGAAGCACGTCTACTTCGCGTCGACGGGCGGGGCCATCTACGGCGAGCAGGGCAAGGCCGAGTACTCCGAGGTCGACCCCGCGTTGCCCGTCTCGCCCTATGCGATCGGCAAGCTGGCCATCGAGCGTTACCTCAGCTACTTCGCAGCCACCCACGGGCTCGCCTCGACGGTCTTCCGCATCTCGAACCCGTACGGCACGCGCCAGCACCCCAACAAGAAGCAGGGCCTGATCCCGATCGCGCTCCGCCAGATCCTCGCGGGGGAGCCGGTGCTGCAGTACGGCGACGGATCGATGGTGCGGGACTACGTCTTCGTCGAGGACCTCATCTCGATGATCGTGCCGCTGGCCGGTCGCGAGACGGCGCACTCGCTGTACAACCTCGGGAGTGGCGCCGGCCACAGCGTGACCGAGGTGCTCGACGCCCTCCGACGGGTCACCGAGATCGACTTCGCCGTCGAGACCCGGGACGTCCCGCCGACGTTCGTGGACCGTGTCGTGCTCGACACCACGAGGTACGAGAGCGAGTTCCCGGGGGCACTCCTGACCACGCTCGACGACGGCATCCGCAAGACCTTTGACGAAATGAAAGCTGAACCCCGTGCCTGA
- a CDS encoding glycosyl transferase: protein MLAASEAYPNLKAKLAVYDPAVGVAADTQALFATGWETAYPAHRDASLAKRFYFVQDFEPSFYPLGSEAILAENTYKFGFHGITAGGWLSHKLHSEYGMRTDHFDFAVDKSHYRVTNTERRNEIFFYARPVTPRRAFEFGLLVLADFAKLKPDVTINLAGWDVSNWKIPFEYENLSSLQLSELNEVYNRCAAGLVMSLSNMSLLPLELMSSGVTPVVNDGPNNRMVSDNPNIEYVPMSPQAIARKLAEVIDREDAVERSLAMSASVAAVDWEDSGTAFVQAFEGAMRG, encoded by the coding sequence ATGCTGGCGGCGTCTGAGGCCTACCCGAACCTGAAGGCGAAGCTGGCCGTGTACGACCCGGCCGTCGGCGTCGCCGCAGACACCCAGGCGCTCTTCGCCACCGGCTGGGAGACCGCCTACCCCGCCCACCGCGACGCCTCCCTCGCCAAGCGGTTCTACTTCGTGCAGGACTTCGAACCCAGCTTCTACCCGCTGGGCAGCGAGGCCATCCTCGCCGAGAACACCTACAAGTTCGGCTTCCACGGCATCACCGCCGGCGGGTGGCTCTCGCACAAGCTGCACAGCGAGTACGGCATGCGCACCGATCACTTCGACTTCGCCGTCGACAAGAGCCACTACCGGGTGACGAACACCGAGCGCCGCAACGAGATCTTCTTCTACGCGCGCCCCGTCACGCCTCGCCGGGCGTTCGAGTTCGGGCTCCTCGTGCTCGCCGACTTCGCCAAGCTCAAGCCGGATGTCACCATCAACCTGGCCGGCTGGGACGTCTCGAACTGGAAGATCCCGTTCGAGTACGAGAACCTTTCCAGCCTTCAGCTCTCTGAGCTCAACGAGGTGTACAACCGTTGCGCTGCGGGCCTCGTCATGTCACTCTCGAACATGTCCTTGTTGCCGCTCGAGCTGATGTCCAGCGGTGTCACGCCGGTCGTCAACGACGGCCCGAACAACCGCATGGTCTCGGACAACCCCAACATCGAGTACGTCCCCATGTCACCGCAGGCGATCGCTCGCAAGCTCGCCGAGGTGATTGACCGCGAGGATGCCGTCGAGCGCTCGCTGGCGATGTCGGCATCCGTCGCCGCCGTCGACTGGGAAGACTCGGGCACTGCCTTCGTGCAGGCGTTCGAGGGAGCAATGCGTGGCTAA
- the rfbD gene encoding dTDP-4-dehydrorhamnose reductase — translation MRYLITGASGMLGTDLQNALADREVTALGRADLDVTDLDAVRAAVAGHDVVINAAAYTKVDDAETNEDAAYAVNAVGAQNLAIAAREAGAKLIQVSTDYVFDGVATSPYTETAPRAPISAYGRTKAAGEELATAAHPTGTYIVRTAWLYGQHGPNFAATMLRLAGSHPTVSVVVDQLGQPTWTADLARQIVLLAESDAPAGAYHGTNSGAASWFDFTQAIFTEVGLDPERVQPTDSTAFVRPAPRPSYSVLGHDAWAAAGLPEMRDWREALAEAVATGAVAQPAA, via the coding sequence ATGCGATACCTGATTACCGGAGCGTCCGGCATGCTCGGAACCGACCTGCAGAACGCCCTCGCTGACCGGGAGGTCACCGCCCTGGGCCGTGCCGACCTCGACGTCACCGACCTCGATGCCGTTCGTGCGGCCGTCGCCGGCCACGACGTCGTGATCAACGCGGCGGCGTACACGAAGGTCGACGATGCCGAGACCAACGAGGATGCCGCATATGCCGTGAATGCGGTCGGCGCCCAGAACCTCGCTATCGCCGCCCGCGAGGCGGGTGCCAAGCTGATCCAGGTCTCCACCGACTACGTCTTCGACGGCGTGGCCACTTCGCCATACACCGAGACCGCCCCGCGCGCGCCCATCTCGGCTTACGGCCGCACCAAGGCAGCCGGCGAGGAGCTCGCCACCGCTGCACACCCCACCGGCACCTACATCGTGCGCACCGCGTGGCTCTATGGCCAGCACGGCCCGAACTTCGCGGCGACAATGCTGCGCCTGGCCGGCAGTCACCCCACCGTGAGCGTCGTCGTCGACCAGCTCGGCCAGCCCACCTGGACGGCCGACCTGGCCCGCCAGATCGTGCTGCTCGCAGAGTCGGATGCCCCCGCCGGTGCCTACCACGGCACCAACTCCGGAGCGGCCTCCTGGTTCGACTTCACCCAGGCGATCTTCACCGAGGTGGGCCTCGACCCCGAGCGTGTGCAGCCCACCGACAGCACGGCGTTCGTGCGCCCGGCCCCACGCCCCTCGTACTCCGTGCTCGGCCATGACGCGTGGGCCGCTGCCGGCCTGCCGGAGATGCGCGACTGGCGCGAAGCCCTGGCCGAGGCCGTGGCAACGGGCGCAGTGGCCCAGCCCGCCGCCTAG
- a CDS encoding glycosyltransferase family 2 protein, translating to MSPSALGSTAVVTVTYNSSRHLAPFLDSLVASEAEKLFVVIADNMSKDLDTTRAIAAQHGATVIELGENRGYGGAINAAVKTLPAHIDAVLISNPDVAVHEQAITRLHSALVADDRVGATGPTVLNSDGTVYPSARTLPSLRYGVGHALFSKVWPSNPWTRRYWADNDMSSTRDVGWLSGSCLLVRRSAFEQLGGFDEEYFMYFEDVDLGYRLGKAGWLNRFVPDAAVTHTGAHSTNTESARMLRAHHDSAYRYLQKKYSGPWLAPVRLLLRTGLTLRSWYVGRSSR from the coding sequence ATGTCTCCCTCAGCTCTCGGCTCCACCGCAGTGGTGACCGTCACGTACAACTCCAGCCGGCACCTCGCGCCCTTCCTGGATTCCCTCGTCGCCAGCGAAGCCGAGAAGCTGTTTGTTGTCATCGCCGACAACATGTCCAAAGACCTCGACACCACGCGTGCGATCGCGGCACAGCACGGCGCCACCGTGATCGAGCTCGGCGAGAACCGCGGCTACGGCGGCGCCATCAATGCGGCAGTCAAGACCCTGCCTGCGCACATCGACGCCGTGCTCATCTCGAACCCGGATGTCGCCGTGCACGAGCAGGCGATCACCCGCCTGCACTCCGCCCTCGTCGCCGACGACCGTGTCGGTGCGACCGGCCCCACGGTGCTGAACAGCGACGGCACCGTCTACCCCTCTGCACGGACGCTGCCGTCTCTGCGGTACGGCGTCGGGCACGCCCTGTTCTCGAAGGTCTGGCCGAGCAACCCGTGGACCCGCAGATACTGGGCCGACAACGACATGAGCAGCACCCGCGATGTCGGGTGGCTTTCCGGCTCGTGCCTGCTCGTGCGCCGCTCGGCTTTCGAACAACTGGGCGGCTTCGACGAGGAGTACTTCATGTACTTCGAAGACGTGGACCTGGGCTACCGGCTGGGCAAGGCTGGCTGGCTCAACCGGTTTGTTCCGGATGCCGCGGTGACCCACACGGGCGCGCACTCCACCAACACCGAGTCGGCGCGCATGCTGCGCGCCCACCATGACAGCGCGTATCGCTACCTGCAGAAGAAGTACTCAGGGCCGTGGCTGGCCCCGGTGCGCCTGCTTCTGCGCACCGGGCTCACGCTCCGGTCCTGGTACGTCGGCCGCTCGAGCCGCTAG
- a CDS encoding glycosyltransferase family 2 protein has product MPEQPRASVAILTYNGEDYLEHILKQLRLQEFEGEFETIVIDSGSTDSTLEIVSRFPEVRLITIPNEEFGHGRTRNLAAREARGEFIAYLTHDAVPSDEHWLAELIDPFDRFPDVVAVLGKQIARPRAFPLQKYEIHGTFRNLGPDFGTTIFYDAPFAATQGIRDAMAFYSDVNSAARRAFLVDVLPYRNVRYAEDQLFGRDIIDSGYAKAYAGRASVQHSNDLTLSEYGHRIFDETVGLRQIGHAIPPISKWAALKHSLRGSLGDSARIVLDRGYSWKRKLYWLAINPFFQFRKWFSYQASTHVDIADTGAIRAGSLEHKRKTRDES; this is encoded by the coding sequence GTGCCTGAGCAACCCCGTGCATCCGTCGCAATTCTGACGTACAACGGCGAAGACTACCTCGAACACATCCTCAAGCAGCTTCGCCTGCAGGAGTTCGAGGGCGAATTCGAGACCATAGTGATCGACTCCGGCTCCACCGATTCAACGCTTGAGATCGTGTCGCGTTTCCCCGAGGTGCGTCTCATCACCATCCCGAACGAGGAGTTCGGGCATGGCCGCACTCGCAACCTCGCCGCCCGCGAGGCACGCGGTGAGTTCATCGCCTACCTCACCCACGACGCGGTTCCGAGCGATGAGCACTGGCTCGCCGAGCTGATTGACCCGTTCGACCGCTTCCCCGACGTCGTCGCCGTGCTCGGCAAGCAGATCGCCCGACCGCGCGCGTTCCCGCTGCAGAAGTACGAGATCCACGGCACGTTCCGCAACCTCGGACCCGACTTCGGCACGACGATCTTCTACGACGCCCCCTTCGCGGCGACCCAGGGCATCCGAGACGCGATGGCCTTCTACTCGGACGTCAACTCGGCGGCCCGACGGGCCTTCCTCGTCGACGTGCTGCCGTACCGCAACGTCCGCTACGCCGAGGACCAGCTCTTCGGCCGCGACATCATCGACAGCGGCTACGCCAAGGCCTACGCGGGCCGGGCATCCGTGCAGCACTCCAACGACCTGACGCTCTCCGAGTACGGCCACCGCATCTTCGACGAGACCGTCGGCCTGCGCCAGATCGGCCACGCCATCCCTCCCATCTCGAAGTGGGCAGCTCTGAAGCACAGCCTGCGCGGCTCGCTCGGCGACTCGGCGCGTATCGTGCTCGACCGCGGCTACAGCTGGAAGCGCAAGCTGTACTGGCTGGCGATCAACCCGTTCTTCCAGTTCCGCAAGTGGTTCAGCTACCAGGCGTCGACCCACGTCGACATCGCAGACACCGGCGCCATCCGTGCCGGATCGCTGGAGCACAAGCGCAAGACGCGCGACGAGAGCTAG
- a CDS encoding dTDP-4-dehydrorhamnose 3,5-epimerase family protein → MQIRELSIPDSYEITPKQFGDDRGVFLEWYRFDKLEEVVGHSIDLKQANTSVSKRGSVRGIHFADIPPSQAKYVTAPHGAVLDFVIDIRVGSPTFGKWDSVLLDDKDRRAIYIAEGLGHCFVALTDNATVSYLVTDTFNPTREHGINPLDPEIGLEFGIDLSEALLSPKDTDAPSLAEAAASGLLPSWEAARAYYDTLNAKA, encoded by the coding sequence GTGCAAATCCGTGAACTGAGCATTCCAGACAGCTACGAGATCACCCCCAAGCAGTTCGGCGACGACCGCGGGGTCTTCCTCGAGTGGTACCGCTTCGACAAGCTGGAAGAGGTCGTCGGGCACTCGATCGACCTCAAGCAGGCCAACACGTCCGTCTCCAAGCGTGGCTCCGTGCGCGGCATCCACTTCGCCGACATCCCGCCGAGCCAGGCCAAGTACGTCACGGCACCGCACGGCGCCGTGCTCGACTTCGTGATCGACATTCGCGTCGGATCGCCGACATTCGGCAAGTGGGACTCGGTGCTGCTGGACGACAAAGACCGCCGTGCCATCTACATCGCCGAGGGTCTCGGGCACTGCTTCGTGGCGCTGACCGACAACGCGACCGTCAGCTACCTGGTCACCGACACCTTCAACCCGACTCGTGAGCACGGCATCAACCCGCTCGACCCCGAGATCGGTCTGGAATTCGGGATCGATCTCAGCGAGGCACTGCTCTCGCCCAAGGACACGGACGCCCCGAGCCTCGCCGAGGCGGCGGCATCCGGACTTCTGCCCAGCTGGGAAGCAGCCAGGGCCTACTACGACACTTTGAACGCAAAGGCATAA
- a CDS encoding glycosyltransferase family 4 protein: protein MTTLRVVVDQIIAPAPGPIGLYSEEITRALIQAAPRGCDVEGIVSATQREKYERLESALPGLRGLYTTTLPRRELAAAWQLGLTTSNSGGGMIHAPGLFAPLRRHDRVNDGVQVAVTVHDLLAWTHPSSLSAPAVAWHKAMMRRARKHADAIVVPSHALAEELMERFSVGDRVRVIPGAARTGLVLPSDADKRAAALGLPERFILTSGTLEPRKGVAALVEGLGNPGGPDLPLVVLGAPSWGDVELAAVADDAGLPEGRVFALDKLSASDLAVVLSRAAVFVAPSLSEGFSSSIIEAFAFGVPVVHSDAPALVEVASDAGIVVEREDAAGYPERLAEAVTTVLEDPTRAERMGIAGRDRSRAFSWRDAAERVWQLHADL from the coding sequence ATGACCACCCTGCGCGTCGTCGTCGATCAGATCATCGCCCCGGCCCCCGGGCCAATCGGGCTGTACAGCGAGGAAATCACTCGCGCCCTGATTCAGGCGGCGCCGCGCGGTTGTGACGTCGAGGGAATCGTGTCTGCGACCCAGCGGGAGAAGTACGAGCGTCTCGAGTCGGCCCTGCCTGGCCTGCGCGGCCTGTACACGACGACGCTCCCCCGCCGGGAGCTCGCGGCCGCGTGGCAGCTGGGCCTCACGACGAGCAACAGCGGCGGCGGCATGATCCACGCGCCAGGGCTGTTCGCACCGCTTCGCCGCCACGACCGGGTGAACGACGGCGTGCAGGTTGCCGTCACCGTGCACGACCTGCTCGCCTGGACCCACCCGTCCTCGCTCTCGGCACCCGCCGTCGCCTGGCACAAAGCCATGATGCGCCGCGCCCGCAAGCATGCGGATGCCATCGTGGTGCCCTCGCACGCGCTGGCTGAAGAGCTGATGGAGCGGTTCTCCGTCGGCGACCGCGTGCGCGTCATCCCCGGCGCTGCCCGCACGGGCCTGGTTCTACCGTCCGACGCAGACAAGCGGGCTGCCGCACTGGGGCTGCCGGAACGCTTCATCCTGACGTCGGGAACGCTTGAGCCGCGCAAGGGCGTCGCCGCACTGGTCGAAGGCCTCGGCAACCCCGGCGGCCCCGACCTCCCCCTCGTCGTGCTCGGCGCACCCAGCTGGGGCGACGTCGAGCTGGCGGCCGTCGCCGACGACGCCGGACTGCCTGAGGGCCGCGTGTTCGCGCTGGACAAGCTCTCCGCGTCCGACCTGGCCGTCGTGCTCTCGCGCGCCGCCGTGTTCGTCGCGCCCAGCCTCTCCGAGGGGTTCTCGTCGTCGATCATCGAGGCGTTCGCCTTCGGCGTGCCCGTCGTGCACTCCGACGCCCCCGCGCTCGTCGAGGTGGCCAGCGATGCAGGCATCGTCGTCGAGCGTGAGGATGCCGCGGGCTACCCGGAGCGGCTGGCCGAGGCCGTCACGACGGTTCTCGAAGACCCCACACGTGCAGAGCGGATGGGTATCGCCGGCCGCGACCGTTCCCGGGCGTTCAGCTGGCGCGACGCCGCTGAGCGCGTCTGGCAACTGCACGCCGACCTTTAG
- a CDS encoding cell wall-binding repeat-containing protein, producing the protein MRSISLRRTVALGLSSLVLFTGLSLAPAGVAFAEEGIDWTSVQQDELESLVAPDAEAEVPAEELGVEPEDGAEESSEEPTEELGVDPEGGPLMQGRSLAAPQAATSSSFDPGNIISDYNFFNSWAMTEAEIQSFLDRTIFAPCENSNCLNVLKMNTPNASWSWGTCAPYAGAANESAARIIYKVQRACGLSAKVILVTLQKEQSLITRNGPSNEILRKAMGMGCPDTDVCDSQYYGFFNQVYAAARQIVWYTNPDSSMYKSKKFEVGQVKPVQLHPNAGCGAPGVKIGNVATAALYHYTPYQPNGPALAAGWGSSGDPCSSYGNRNFSLYYNEWFGSPTSSPSPTAQRIAGADRYETAAAISRSSFSGENVVPVVYVATGLNFPDALSAAPAAAAQGGPLLLVRGDMVPAPTMAELKRLAPKRIVLVGSAGIIDEATKNALATVAPVERIAGDDRYETSRKIMERVFPAVTAAYVATGDDFPDALSASAAAGAKKVPVLLVRGTADQADAQTVASLKKVGVTSVKVAGGPTIVTPAILDSLTKSGITSKRLSGVNRYLTAVEINKDAFPKAKVAYIATGASFPDALAGAAAAARENSPLYLTAESCVKPELRADLNAKGVTSLKLLGSPGVMSESIARLAVC; encoded by the coding sequence ATGCGCTCGATTTCCCTACGCCGAACAGTCGCTCTCGGCCTCAGTTCCCTCGTCCTCTTCACCGGGTTGAGCCTCGCTCCCGCTGGAGTGGCGTTCGCGGAAGAGGGGATCGACTGGACGTCGGTGCAGCAGGATGAGCTCGAGTCGCTGGTTGCCCCGGATGCAGAGGCTGAGGTGCCGGCTGAGGAACTCGGCGTAGAGCCGGAGGACGGAGCCGAAGAATCGTCCGAAGAACCGACCGAGGAACTCGGCGTTGACCCGGAGGGCGGCCCCCTCATGCAAGGCCGCAGCCTCGCGGCACCGCAGGCCGCCACGTCGTCGAGCTTCGATCCCGGAAACATCATCAGCGACTACAACTTCTTCAACTCCTGGGCCATGACGGAGGCCGAGATCCAGTCGTTCCTCGACCGGACCATCTTCGCGCCGTGCGAGAACTCCAACTGCCTGAACGTACTCAAGATGAACACCCCGAACGCGTCCTGGTCGTGGGGCACCTGCGCTCCCTACGCCGGGGCCGCGAATGAATCGGCAGCGCGCATCATCTACAAGGTGCAGCGGGCATGTGGACTGAGCGCCAAGGTCATCCTCGTCACGCTCCAGAAGGAGCAGTCGCTCATCACCCGCAACGGGCCATCCAATGAGATCTTGCGCAAGGCGATGGGCATGGGCTGCCCCGACACCGATGTCTGTGACTCCCAGTACTACGGCTTCTTCAACCAGGTGTACGCCGCCGCACGCCAGATCGTTTGGTACACGAACCCCGACAGCTCGATGTACAAGAGCAAGAAGTTCGAGGTCGGCCAGGTCAAGCCCGTCCAGCTGCACCCGAACGCCGGATGCGGGGCCCCCGGCGTCAAGATCGGCAACGTCGCGACCGCCGCGCTCTACCACTACACGCCGTACCAGCCCAACGGCCCCGCGCTCGCGGCCGGATGGGGCTCCAGCGGCGACCCCTGCTCCAGCTACGGCAACCGCAACTTCTCGCTCTACTACAACGAGTGGTTCGGCAGCCCGACGTCGAGCCCGTCACCGACGGCCCAGCGGATCGCCGGAGCAGACCGCTACGAGACGGCCGCAGCCATCTCACGCTCGAGCTTCAGCGGCGAGAATGTCGTGCCCGTCGTCTACGTGGCGACCGGCCTGAACTTCCCCGACGCGCTGTCCGCGGCGCCCGCGGCAGCGGCCCAGGGCGGCCCACTGCTCCTCGTGCGCGGCGACATGGTTCCCGCACCCACGATGGCGGAACTGAAGCGCCTCGCGCCGAAGAGGATCGTCCTCGTCGGCAGCGCCGGAATCATCGACGAAGCCACGAAGAACGCCCTGGCGACCGTGGCGCCCGTTGAGCGCATCGCCGGCGACGACCGTTATGAGACGTCGCGCAAGATCATGGAACGCGTATTCCCCGCAGTGACCGCTGCCTACGTCGCCACCGGTGATGACTTCCCTGACGCTTTGTCTGCGAGCGCGGCAGCAGGCGCGAAGAAGGTCCCCGTGCTCCTCGTGCGTGGAACGGCCGACCAGGCGGATGCCCAGACGGTGGCCTCCTTGAAGAAGGTCGGCGTCACGAGCGTCAAGGTCGCGGGCGGGCCGACGATCGTCACCCCCGCCATCCTGGACTCGCTCACAAAGTCGGGAATCACCTCGAAGCGCCTCTCGGGTGTCAACCGCTACCTCACCGCCGTCGAGATCAACAAGGACGCCTTCCCGAAGGCCAAGGTCGCCTACATCGCAACGGGCGCATCGTTCCCCGATGCCCTGGCCGGGGCCGCAGCGGCCGCGCGGGAGAACAGCCCGCTGTACCTGACCGCGGAGTCCTGTGTGAAGCCTGAGCTGCGGGCAGACCTCAATGCGAAGGGTGTGACCTCCCTGAAGCTGCTGGGCAGCCCGGGAGTGATGAGCGAGTCGATCGCCCGCCTCGCCGTCTGCTGA
- the rfbB gene encoding dTDP-glucose 4,6-dehydratase translates to MSRLLVTGGAGFIGSNFVHYVLDNTDHSVTVLDKLTYAGNLASLEGLPADRFTFVEGDISDAALVDSLFAETDAVVHYAAESHNDNSLDDPRPFLDTNIIGTFTLLEAARKHDVRFHHISTDEVYGDLELDDPNRFTEQTPYNPSSPYSSTKAGSDLLVRAWVRSFGVKATISNCSNNYGAYQHVEKFIPRQITNVLRGERPKLYGSGENVRDWIHANDHSSAVLTILDKGVIGETYLIGADGEKNNKEVVEMILVGLGQPADAYDHVVDRPGHDLRYAIDSTRLRTELGWEPQFSDFEAGLADTIAWYRDNESWWAPQKDATEARYKAQGQ, encoded by the coding sequence GTGTCTAGACTCCTTGTGACCGGCGGCGCCGGCTTTATTGGTTCGAACTTCGTGCACTACGTGTTGGACAACACCGACCACAGCGTGACGGTACTCGACAAGCTCACCTACGCCGGCAACCTCGCCTCGCTCGAAGGCCTGCCCGCCGACCGCTTCACCTTCGTGGAGGGCGACATCAGCGACGCCGCGCTCGTCGACAGCCTGTTCGCCGAGACCGACGCCGTCGTGCACTATGCGGCCGAGAGCCACAACGACAACTCGTTGGACGACCCGCGTCCGTTCCTCGACACCAACATCATCGGCACTTTCACGCTGCTCGAGGCGGCCCGCAAGCACGACGTGCGCTTCCACCACATCTCCACCGACGAGGTCTACGGCGACCTCGAGCTCGACGACCCGAACCGCTTCACCGAGCAGACCCCGTACAACCCGTCGAGCCCCTACTCCTCGACCAAGGCCGGTAGCGACCTGCTGGTGCGCGCCTGGGTGCGCTCCTTCGGCGTCAAGGCCACGATCTCGAACTGCTCGAACAACTACGGCGCCTACCAGCACGTCGAGAAGTTCATCCCGCGTCAGATCACCAACGTGCTGCGCGGCGAACGCCCCAAGCTCTACGGCAGCGGCGAGAACGTGCGCGACTGGATCCACGCCAACGACCACTCCTCCGCCGTGCTCACGATCCTGGACAAGGGCGTCATCGGCGAGACCTACCTCATCGGCGCCGACGGCGAGAAGAACAACAAGGAGGTCGTCGAGATGATCCTCGTCGGCCTCGGCCAGCCCGCAGACGCCTACGACCACGTCGTCGACCGCCCCGGCCACGACCTGCGCTACGCCATCGACTCGACCCGCCTGCGCACCGAGCTCGGCTGGGAACCGCAGTTCTCTGACTTCGAGGCCGGCCTGGCCGACACGATCGCCTGGTACCGCGACAACGAGTCTTGGTGGGCTCCGCAGAAGGACGCCACCGAGGCTCGTTACAAGGCCCAGGGCCAGTAG
- the rfbA gene encoding glucose-1-phosphate thymidylyltransferase RfbA, protein MRGIILAGGSGTRLWPITKGISKQLMPIYDKPMIYYPLSTLMMAGINEILIITTPEYNSQFRALFGDGSDLGISIQYAEQPSPDGLAQAFIIGEEFIGDESVALVLGDNIFHGTGLGSALRKHNEVDGALIFAYQVSDPTSYGVVEFDDDFTAVSIEEKPVKPKSNYAVPGLYFYDNSVVEIAKTIEPSARGELEISTVNERYLQAGKLQVQVLDRGTAWLDTGTFESMMQASEYVRVIEDRQGFKVGCIEEIAWRAGWIDDAQLAGLAAPLVKSGYGRYLKRLVETE, encoded by the coding sequence ATGCGCGGAATTATTCTGGCCGGCGGTTCCGGCACCCGGCTCTGGCCGATCACCAAGGGCATCTCCAAGCAGCTGATGCCCATCTACGACAAGCCGATGATCTACTACCCCTTGTCCACGCTGATGATGGCCGGCATCAACGAGATCCTGATCATCACCACGCCCGAGTACAACAGCCAGTTCCGCGCCCTCTTCGGCGACGGCTCCGACCTCGGCATCTCGATCCAGTACGCAGAGCAGCCATCGCCCGACGGCTTGGCCCAGGCGTTCATCATCGGCGAGGAGTTCATCGGCGACGAGAGCGTCGCCCTGGTGCTCGGCGACAACATCTTCCACGGCACGGGCCTCGGCTCCGCGCTGCGCAAGCACAACGAGGTCGACGGCGCGCTGATCTTCGCCTACCAGGTTAGTGACCCCACCTCCTATGGCGTCGTCGAGTTCGACGATGACTTCACCGCCGTCTCCATTGAGGAGAAGCCGGTCAAGCCGAAGAGCAACTACGCCGTTCCCGGCCTGTACTTCTACGACAACTCGGTCGTCGAGATCGCCAAGACGATCGAGCCGAGCGCCCGCGGTGAGCTGGAGATCTCCACCGTGAACGAGCGCTACCTGCAGGCGGGCAAGCTGCAGGTGCAGGTGCTCGACCGCGGTACGGCCTGGCTGGACACCGGCACATTCGAGTCGATGATGCAGGCGTCGGAGTACGTGCGCGTGATCGAGGACCGTCAGGGTTTCAAGGTCGGATGCATCGAGGAGATCGCGTGGCGCGCCGGCTGGATCGACGACGCGCAGCTCGCGGGCCTCGCCGCCCCGCTCGTCAAGAGCGGCTACGGCCGGTACCTGAAGCGTCTGGTCGAAACCGAGTAG